A single Cyclopterus lumpus isolate fCycLum1 chromosome 15, fCycLum1.pri, whole genome shotgun sequence DNA region contains:
- the march5 gene encoding E3 ubiquitin-protein ligase MARCH5 isoform X2, giving the protein MAEQGAAAMQQNLDRSCWVCFATDEDDRTAEWVRPCRCRGSTKWVHQACLQRWVDEKQRGNSTARVACPQCNAEYLIVFPKLGPVVYVLDLADRLISKAGPFAAAGIMVGSIYWTAVTYGAVTVMQVVGHKEGLDVMERADPLFLLIGLPTIPVMLILGKMIRWEDYVLRLWRKYSNKLQILNSIFPGIGCPVPRIPAEASPLADHVSATRILCGALVFPTIATIVGKLMFSSVNSNLQRTILGGIAFVAIKGAFKVYFKQQQYLRQAHRKILNFPEQEEA; this is encoded by the exons GAGCTGCTGGGTGTGCTTTGCCACAGACGAGGATGACCGCACGGCAGAGTGGGTGCGCCCGTGTCGGTGCCGTGGCTCCACCAAGTGGGTTCACCAGGCCTGCCTGCAGCGCTGGGTGGATGAGAAGCAGCGGGGCAATAGCACGGCCCGCGTGGCCtgcccacaatgcaatgcagaaTACCTCATCGTCTTCCCCAAACTGG GTCCCGTGGTTTACGTGCTGGACCTGGCCGACCGGCTCATCTCTAAGGCCGGCCCCTTCGCCGCTGCCGGCATCATGGTGGGCTCCATCTACTGGACTGCGGTCACCTACGGAGCCGTCACTGTCATGCAG GTGGTGGGCCATAAGGAGGGCCTGGACGTCATGGAGCGGGCCGACCCTCTGTTCCTGCTCATCGGCCTGCCCACCATCCCCGTCATGCTGATCCTCGGCAAGATGATCCGCTGGGAGGACTATGTCCTGCGTCTGTGGAGGAAGTACTCCAACAAGCTGCAGATCCTCAACAGCATCTTCCCAG GGATTGGCTGCCCAGTTCCTCGCATCCCAGCGGAGGCCAGCCCCCTGGCGGACCACGTGTCTGCGACACGGATCCTGTGCGGCGCTCTGGTATTCCCCACCATCGCCACCATCGTGGGGAAGCTCATGTTTAGCAGTGTCAACTCCAACCTGCAGAGGACCATCCTG gGAGGTATTGCCTTTGTGGCCATCAAGGGGGCGTTTAAGGTTTACTTTAAACAGCAGCAGTACCTGAGGCAAGCCCACCGCAAGATCCTCAACTTCCCCGAGCAGGAGGAAGCCTGA
- the march5 gene encoding E3 ubiquitin-protein ligase MARCH5 isoform X3, whose protein sequence is MAEQGAAAMQQNLDRSCWVCFATDEDDRTAEWVRPCRCRGSTKWVHQACLQRWVDEKQRGNSTARVACPQCNAEYLIVFPKLGPVVYVLDLADRLISKAGPFAAAGIMVGSIYWTAVTYGAVTVMQVVGHKEGLDVMERADPLFLLIGLPTIPVMLILGKMIRWEDYVLRLWRKYSNKLQILNSIFPVPRIPAEASPLADHVSATRILCGALVFPTIATIVGKLMFSSVNSNLQRTILGGIAFVAIKGAFKVYFKQQQYLRQAHRKILNFPEQEEA, encoded by the exons GAGCTGCTGGGTGTGCTTTGCCACAGACGAGGATGACCGCACGGCAGAGTGGGTGCGCCCGTGTCGGTGCCGTGGCTCCACCAAGTGGGTTCACCAGGCCTGCCTGCAGCGCTGGGTGGATGAGAAGCAGCGGGGCAATAGCACGGCCCGCGTGGCCtgcccacaatgcaatgcagaaTACCTCATCGTCTTCCCCAAACTGG GTCCCGTGGTTTACGTGCTGGACCTGGCCGACCGGCTCATCTCTAAGGCCGGCCCCTTCGCCGCTGCCGGCATCATGGTGGGCTCCATCTACTGGACTGCGGTCACCTACGGAGCCGTCACTGTCATGCAG GTGGTGGGCCATAAGGAGGGCCTGGACGTCATGGAGCGGGCCGACCCTCTGTTCCTGCTCATCGGCCTGCCCACCATCCCCGTCATGCTGATCCTCGGCAAGATGATCCGCTGGGAGGACTATGTCCTGCGTCTGTGGAGGAAGTACTCCAACAAGCTGCAGATCCTCAACAGCATCTTCCCAG TTCCTCGCATCCCAGCGGAGGCCAGCCCCCTGGCGGACCACGTGTCTGCGACACGGATCCTGTGCGGCGCTCTGGTATTCCCCACCATCGCCACCATCGTGGGGAAGCTCATGTTTAGCAGTGTCAACTCCAACCTGCAGAGGACCATCCTG gGAGGTATTGCCTTTGTGGCCATCAAGGGGGCGTTTAAGGTTTACTTTAAACAGCAGCAGTACCTGAGGCAAGCCCACCGCAAGATCCTCAACTTCCCCGAGCAGGAGGAAGCCTGA
- the march5 gene encoding E3 ubiquitin-protein ligase MARCH5 isoform X1 encodes MAEQGAAAMQQNLDRSCWVCFATDEDDRTAEWVRPCRCRGSTKWVHQACLQRWVDEKQRGNSTARVACPQCNAEYLIVFPKLGPVVYVLDLADRLISKAGPFAAAGIMVGSIYWTAVTYGAVTVMQVVGHKEGLDVMERADPLFLLIGLPTIPVMLILGKMIRWEDYVLRLWRKYSNKLQILNSIFPGQDTHSGIGCPVPRIPAEASPLADHVSATRILCGALVFPTIATIVGKLMFSSVNSNLQRTILGGIAFVAIKGAFKVYFKQQQYLRQAHRKILNFPEQEEA; translated from the exons GAGCTGCTGGGTGTGCTTTGCCACAGACGAGGATGACCGCACGGCAGAGTGGGTGCGCCCGTGTCGGTGCCGTGGCTCCACCAAGTGGGTTCACCAGGCCTGCCTGCAGCGCTGGGTGGATGAGAAGCAGCGGGGCAATAGCACGGCCCGCGTGGCCtgcccacaatgcaatgcagaaTACCTCATCGTCTTCCCCAAACTGG GTCCCGTGGTTTACGTGCTGGACCTGGCCGACCGGCTCATCTCTAAGGCCGGCCCCTTCGCCGCTGCCGGCATCATGGTGGGCTCCATCTACTGGACTGCGGTCACCTACGGAGCCGTCACTGTCATGCAG GTGGTGGGCCATAAGGAGGGCCTGGACGTCATGGAGCGGGCCGACCCTCTGTTCCTGCTCATCGGCCTGCCCACCATCCCCGTCATGCTGATCCTCGGCAAGATGATCCGCTGGGAGGACTATGTCCTGCGTCTGTGGAGGAAGTACTCCAACAAGCTGCAGATCCTCAACAGCATCTTCCCAGGTCaggacacacactcag GGATTGGCTGCCCAGTTCCTCGCATCCCAGCGGAGGCCAGCCCCCTGGCGGACCACGTGTCTGCGACACGGATCCTGTGCGGCGCTCTGGTATTCCCCACCATCGCCACCATCGTGGGGAAGCTCATGTTTAGCAGTGTCAACTCCAACCTGCAGAGGACCATCCTG gGAGGTATTGCCTTTGTGGCCATCAAGGGGGCGTTTAAGGTTTACTTTAAACAGCAGCAGTACCTGAGGCAAGCCCACCGCAAGATCCTCAACTTCCCCGAGCAGGAGGAAGCCTGA